In Treponema primitia ZAS-2, a genomic segment contains:
- a CDS encoding tyrosine-type recombinase/integrase → MRSLNDHALYSLYKKSLKSGIFWYVRFWDESLKKYAHSRSTGILVEGKRERHREAEEAAKVMLPRICFNTSERSFIDYLRDFWTPESRYVRECALVKKRPLSSYYIRMNHDDVRRHLEVFPGFLGITLHELTAGKIRDWMLWMSEKGLSGRRINSVLQSMRVAVRYAIEREEIENDPFKKVHEATEQRKEKGILSIVEVKKLLSTPIQDLYSRLAILLGLLCGMRRGEVRGLLWGDLKDGLIHLCHNYQDSDGLKGPKCGSLRTIPIPQSVQSLIESIKTIIGEPETSSFVFIRPTDERIPLSNNFFRYALERELTAIGIPGEWRRKEKAPDGYVNEQKQRNLTFHGLRHTFVTLGRLAGITDLEIQALAGHKDATMMNYYSHAEQVLDFTSAKEKLEKAVG, encoded by the coding sequence ATGCGCTCGTTAAATGACCACGCTCTCTATTCGCTTTACAAGAAATCCTTAAAATCCGGTATTTTTTGGTACGTCCGTTTCTGGGACGAATCACTCAAAAAGTATGCCCACAGCCGTTCTACTGGGATACTCGTTGAAGGGAAGCGGGAGCGGCATCGGGAAGCCGAGGAAGCGGCCAAAGTTATGCTGCCGAGGATATGCTTTAATACTAGCGAAAGATCTTTTATAGATTACCTCCGGGATTTTTGGACCCCTGAAAGCCGGTATGTTCGGGAATGTGCCCTGGTCAAGAAACGTCCGCTCTCTTCCTATTATATAAGAATGAATCATGACGATGTTCGCCGCCATTTGGAGGTATTTCCCGGATTCCTGGGGATCACATTACATGAACTTACCGCTGGAAAAATCCGGGATTGGATGCTCTGGATGAGCGAAAAAGGACTATCCGGTCGGCGTATCAATTCGGTCCTTCAATCCATGCGGGTTGCCGTCCGCTATGCCATCGAACGGGAAGAAATAGAAAATGATCCCTTTAAGAAAGTACATGAGGCTACAGAACAAAGGAAGGAGAAGGGCATCCTCTCTATAGTAGAGGTAAAAAAGCTCCTGAGTACACCGATACAAGATCTCTATTCGCGTCTAGCTATTCTCCTGGGGCTTCTCTGCGGTATGCGGCGAGGTGAAGTCCGGGGACTACTGTGGGGGGATCTTAAGGACGGACTTATCCATCTGTGCCATAACTATCAGGATAGCGATGGATTGAAGGGACCAAAATGCGGCAGTCTGAGGACCATCCCCATACCACAATCTGTCCAATCTCTCATTGAGAGCATCAAGACTATAATTGGAGAACCGGAAACGTCTTCTTTCGTTTTTATACGCCCTACTGATGAACGTATCCCTCTCAGTAATAATTTCTTCCGGTATGCTCTGGAACGGGAACTGACCGCTATTGGTATCCCTGGAGAATGGCGGAGAAAAGAGAAGGCTCCTGATGGCTACGTTAATGAGCAGAAACAACGTAATCTTACCTTTCATGGGTTACGCCATACCTTCGTTACCTTGGGGCGTCTTGCTGGTATCACCGATTTAGAGATCCAAGCTCTTGCAGGTCACAAAGATGCTACTATGATGAACTACTATAGTCATGCTGAACAGGTATTGGACTTTACCAGCGCAAAAGAAAAACTGGAAAAGGCAGTGGGGTGA
- the deoD gene encoding purine-nucleoside phosphorylase: protein MSIHIAAKPGEIAEAILLPGDPLRAKFIAETFLENPVQYTGVRNILGFTGTYKGKRVSVQGTGMGIPSISIYVNELFRDYNVRRAIRVGTAGAIRPEVKLRDLVIAMSASTDSGANSIRFEGRNYAPTASFSLLKAAYDSALSKGWQPKVGSIVSSDMFYTEDPEDWKIWAKFGVLAVEMEAAELYTLAAKYDREALALVTISDSLVTHEATTAEERQTTFTRMMEVALETAIS, encoded by the coding sequence ATGTCTATTCATATTGCAGCCAAGCCCGGGGAGATTGCGGAGGCGATTTTACTGCCCGGTGACCCTTTGCGGGCCAAATTTATCGCGGAAACCTTCCTGGAAAACCCGGTTCAGTACACTGGGGTGCGCAACATCCTGGGCTTTACCGGGACCTACAAGGGCAAGCGGGTGTCTGTCCAGGGCACAGGCATGGGTATTCCGTCTATTTCTATATATGTAAACGAATTATTTCGGGATTACAATGTGCGCCGGGCAATCCGGGTCGGCACTGCGGGGGCCATACGGCCTGAGGTAAAGCTCCGGGACCTGGTGATTGCCATGTCCGCGTCCACCGACTCAGGGGCAAATAGCATCCGCTTTGAGGGTAGAAACTACGCCCCCACCGCCAGTTTCAGCCTCCTCAAGGCGGCCTACGATTCGGCGCTTTCCAAGGGCTGGCAGCCAAAGGTGGGGTCCATTGTTTCGTCGGATATGTTTTACACCGAAGACCCCGAGGACTGGAAGATCTGGGCAAAATTCGGGGTCCTGGCGGTAGAAATGGAAGCCGCGGAACTCTACACCCTGGCGGCCAAATACGACCGGGAAGCCCTGGCCCTGGTAACCATCTCGGACAGCCTGGTAACCCATGAGGCAACCACTGCGGAAGAGCGGCAGACCACCTTTACCCGGATGATGGAAGTAGCGCTGGAGACGGCGATTTCCTGA
- a CDS encoding ParA family protein, with the protein MKTIAINSTKGGTGKSTLSVIFASALVNAGYKCLVIDADASNSSASFFFDEGVPYEIVKEQNIFNVFFGGRIQDNAIKTSGNIDLIHGDVRLNEFRSTDSLKKLKRSMQGLEYDYVIIDTAPTYDNIIGNVLTASDVLLIPVHQDMFSYQALKYQFEKLADLELDKLEIHIIFNQFEKPMNDNQNTYRHQITNLFFADEVFSHFINNNYISRSSVFKKYINRRNYQIDSKAETRKSYEEIKSLIYSVLGIIVPEGI; encoded by the coding sequence ATGAAAACCATCGCCATAAACTCAACGAAAGGGGGGACAGGGAAAAGCACTCTGTCAGTCATCTTTGCAAGCGCATTGGTCAATGCGGGGTATAAGTGTCTTGTGATCGATGCCGATGCCAGTAACAGTTCAGCATCTTTTTTCTTTGACGAAGGGGTCCCCTACGAAATAGTAAAGGAACAGAATATTTTTAATGTCTTTTTTGGAGGCAGGATTCAGGATAACGCCATAAAGACGAGTGGGAATATCGACTTAATCCACGGTGATGTTCGGCTCAATGAGTTCCGCAGTACCGACAGCCTGAAAAAGCTGAAACGTTCCATGCAGGGACTTGAATACGATTATGTCATAATTGACACCGCGCCAACCTATGATAACATTATCGGTAATGTCCTTACTGCAAGTGATGTTCTCCTGATTCCGGTTCATCAGGATATGTTCAGCTATCAAGCCCTGAAATATCAGTTTGAGAAACTGGCTGATTTGGAATTGGATAAACTGGAAATCCATATCATTTTTAACCAGTTTGAAAAACCCATGAACGACAACCAAAATACATATCGCCATCAGATTACTAATCTCTTTTTTGCGGATGAAGTGTTTAGCCATTTTATCAATAATAATTATATCTCGCGGAGTAGTGTGTTTAAGAAATACATTAACAGACGGAATTATCAGATTGATTCCAAGGCCGAAACCCGCAAAAGTTATGAGGAAATCAAAAGTCTTATTTACAGCGTTTTAGGCATCATTGTGCCGGAGGGGATATAA
- a CDS encoding helix-turn-helix domain-containing protein — protein sequence MDTTLTITDVAEKLQLSLSTVYKFAEEGTLPALKVGKQWRFTEEDIKQYLQSCKMTNVIKEE from the coding sequence TTGGATACAACTTTGACCATTACGGATGTTGCTGAAAAATTGCAACTATCACTATCGACCGTATATAAGTTTGCGGAAGAAGGAACACTACCGGCATTAAAAGTCGGAAAACAATGGCGATTTACAGAGGAAGATATAAAACAATATCTTCAATCCTGTAAAATGACCAATGTAATTAAAGAGGAGTAA
- the nusG gene encoding transcription termination/antitermination protein NusG: MATGWYVLHTYSGYENKIEKTIRMMTASGDLDKEIVRDIKVPSEEVVEVKEGKKRTMTRKFLPGYILVEMDLPELDWKTSCSKIKKIQGVTGFVGTPADKRPQPLTGDEARGILQKSGEIKGERPARARQSFATGEQVKIIDGPFESFTGTIEEVNQEKNKLKVMVGIFGRNTPVEVDLLQVEKV, encoded by the coding sequence ATGGCGACTGGTTGGTACGTGCTTCATACTTATTCCGGATATGAGAATAAAATAGAGAAAACTATCCGCATGATGACGGCCTCCGGGGACTTGGATAAGGAAATAGTTCGGGATATAAAGGTACCCTCCGAAGAGGTAGTGGAAGTTAAAGAAGGGAAGAAGCGAACCATGACCCGGAAATTTCTGCCTGGGTATATCCTGGTGGAAATGGACCTTCCTGAACTGGACTGGAAGACTTCTTGCTCGAAAATCAAGAAGATCCAGGGGGTTACGGGCTTTGTGGGGACCCCGGCGGATAAGAGGCCCCAGCCTTTGACCGGGGATGAGGCCCGGGGGATACTCCAGAAATCCGGGGAGATTAAGGGCGAGCGCCCTGCCCGGGCCCGGCAGTCCTTTGCGACTGGTGAACAGGTTAAGATTATCGACGGCCCCTTTGAGTCTTTCACAGGGACCATCGAAGAAGTGAATCAGGAAAAGAACAAACTCAAGGTTATGGTCGGAATTTTCGGCCGTAACACACCGGTGGAAGTTGATCTCCTCCAGGTGGAGAAAGTATAG
- a CDS encoding ATP-binding protein — translation MRLTGWGTLAAILFIAFASCGNGVKPVPSSAALGEYASYKDIPGVTQEEINAVESLRRSTSILIYGMTLSTECFRDEAGNTRGFSVLVCDWLTGLFGLKFRPVIYGWDALLKGLETNTVAFTGEISSSQDTRGDYFMTDSIAERRIKFVSMEGSDRLAFFARSRPLKFGFLKGTTTEALVSPYSKLPFEPEPVSNYNEAYQKLILKEIDALFMDETVEGIFALYDNLIIEDFLPLSYNRVTMATRDPRYQAIISVTQKYLQSTGSYRFAQMYDQGNRDYLRYNLSSRLTYEERALLEKLRDGDRANSTQPSIAVSIEADNYPVSFFNPKENEWQGIAVDLLGEINLLTGIHFNYANSPSANLTDTRALLSQGQVSMTMELIRSASSEGTFLFANSPYQIDYYALISGNAYQDVTMSDVPYKRIGLVTGTASAEIFREFFPHHTNTVEYPDRETAINALAKGDIELLMATRNLLLNITNYLERTGYKANLVLHRPYEAYFGFGPEETLLCSIISKAQSLINTGRVVDDWTRRVFDYSGAMARAQKPYLIGSLGLLAVVLALLTVLLLRNRQMAAELERTVEQRTHELRERTGELEVQTQAAQVASRAKGEFLSRMSHEIRTPLNAIIGMTEIARRAQEIGKKDHSLFEIAAASDHLLGILNDVLDMSKIESGKFEIVHDPFALNQAMEEVAKIIVLRCQEKEINFGNEFTGITDICVMGDKLRLKQILINLLGNAVKFTPNQGTIVFKAQAVERDEKRIQLFFQVSDSGIGMTPDQMKNLFTAFEQADSSISVRFGGTGLGLAISQNLVKQMGGLITVESVPDQGSAFSFTLDMAITEMPREELLPKDTGVKVFSGKRILLAEDIEINRMIIQELLADTQLKIDEAEDGAKAVKAFAASPAAYYDLIFMDVQMPNMDGHEAARQIRALDRDDAKTVPIIAMTANAYREDIDRALASGMNGHLAKPIDINEVMKVLSQRLG, via the coding sequence ATGCGTTTGACCGGGTGGGGAACTTTAGCAGCAATTCTTTTTATCGCCTTTGCCTCCTGCGGGAATGGGGTGAAGCCTGTTCCTTCTTCTGCTGCTTTGGGCGAGTATGCTTCATATAAAGATATTCCCGGGGTTACCCAGGAGGAGATAAACGCTGTGGAAAGCCTGCGGCGCAGTACTTCTATCCTTATCTACGGTATGACCCTCAGTACCGAATGTTTCCGTGATGAGGCCGGCAATACCCGGGGCTTTTCTGTGCTGGTCTGCGATTGGCTCACCGGCCTTTTTGGGCTGAAGTTCCGGCCGGTCATATACGGCTGGGACGCCCTGCTCAAGGGGTTGGAAACCAATACAGTTGCCTTTACCGGAGAAATATCCTCGTCCCAGGATACCCGGGGGGACTATTTTATGACCGACTCTATTGCGGAGCGGCGAATCAAATTTGTCAGCATGGAAGGGTCCGATCGGCTGGCATTTTTTGCCCGTTCCCGGCCGCTTAAATTCGGTTTCTTGAAGGGAACCACCACGGAAGCTTTGGTTTCCCCCTACAGCAAACTGCCCTTTGAGCCGGAGCCGGTTTCCAATTACAACGAAGCCTATCAAAAACTGATCCTTAAAGAAATTGACGCCCTTTTTATGGACGAAACCGTAGAAGGTATCTTTGCGCTGTACGACAATCTTATTATCGAAGATTTTCTGCCCCTGAGCTATAACAGGGTTACCATGGCCACCCGGGATCCCCGGTACCAGGCTATTATTTCGGTGACCCAGAAATACCTGCAAAGTACCGGCAGCTACCGTTTTGCCCAAATGTATGACCAGGGAAACCGGGATTACCTTCGCTATAATTTATCCAGTCGGCTGACTTACGAGGAACGGGCCTTGCTGGAAAAACTGCGGGACGGGGACCGGGCCAATTCTACGCAACCTTCGATAGCGGTGTCCATCGAAGCGGATAATTATCCGGTGAGTTTTTTTAACCCCAAAGAAAATGAATGGCAGGGTATTGCCGTAGATTTGCTGGGGGAAATAAATCTTTTAACGGGCATTCACTTTAATTACGCCAATTCCCCCAGTGCAAATTTAACCGACACCAGGGCGCTGCTCAGCCAGGGCCAGGTTTCCATGACCATGGAGCTTATACGGTCTGCCTCCAGCGAGGGGACTTTTTTGTTTGCCAATTCTCCCTACCAGATAGACTATTACGCCCTTATATCCGGCAATGCCTACCAGGATGTAACCATGAGCGATGTTCCCTACAAGCGGATAGGGCTGGTTACCGGGACCGCCTCTGCGGAAATTTTTCGGGAGTTTTTCCCCCACCATACTAATACTGTGGAGTACCCGGATCGGGAGACTGCAATTAACGCATTGGCCAAAGGGGATATCGAACTCCTGATGGCTACCCGGAATTTGCTGCTTAATATTACTAATTATTTGGAACGTACGGGGTATAAGGCAAATTTAGTGCTGCATCGGCCCTACGAGGCGTACTTTGGCTTTGGCCCGGAAGAAACGCTGCTCTGCTCCATTATAAGCAAGGCCCAGAGTTTGATTAATACCGGGCGGGTGGTGGATGACTGGACCCGCCGGGTCTTTGATTATAGCGGCGCCATGGCCCGGGCGCAGAAACCCTACCTTATCGGCTCCCTGGGTCTGCTGGCGGTAGTATTGGCCCTGCTCACAGTGTTACTGCTGCGCAACAGGCAGATGGCCGCCGAGTTGGAGCGCACCGTGGAGCAGCGCACCCATGAACTGCGGGAACGTACCGGGGAACTGGAGGTCCAGACCCAGGCCGCCCAGGTGGCGTCCCGGGCCAAGGGGGAATTTCTGTCCCGGATGAGCCATGAGATCCGTACCCCCCTGAATGCCATCATCGGGATGACCGAGATTGCCCGGCGGGCTCAGGAGATCGGCAAAAAGGATCATTCCCTCTTTGAGATTGCCGCCGCTTCGGATCACCTGCTGGGCATTCTGAACGATGTGCTGGATATGTCAAAGATTGAAAGCGGCAAATTTGAAATTGTCCACGATCCCTTTGCGCTGAACCAGGCCATGGAAGAGGTGGCCAAGATAATTGTCCTGCGCTGCCAGGAGAAGGAAATAAATTTTGGTAACGAATTTACGGGCATTACGGATATTTGTGTAATGGGGGATAAACTCAGGCTCAAGCAGATCCTGATAAACCTCCTGGGGAATGCGGTCAAATTTACCCCCAACCAGGGGACCATCGTCTTCAAGGCCCAGGCTGTGGAACGGGACGAAAAACGGATACAGCTTTTTTTCCAGGTATCCGATTCAGGGATCGGGATGACGCCGGATCAGATGAAAAATTTATTCACCGCCTTTGAGCAGGCGGACAGCTCCATCTCGGTACGTTTCGGCGGCACAGGCCTGGGGCTTGCGATCAGCCAGAACCTGGTAAAGCAAATGGGGGGCCTTATTACGGTAGAAAGCGTTCCCGACCAGGGATCTGCCTTTTCGTTTACCCTGGACATGGCCATCACCGAAATGCCCCGGGAAGAGCTGTTACCGAAAGATACGGGGGTAAAGGTTTTCTCCGGGAAGCGGATTCTTTTAGCCGAGGACATTGAAATTAACCGGATGATCATTCAGGAACTGCTTGCGGATACCCAGCTGAAAATTGATGAGGCTGAAGACGGTGCCAAAGCGGTAAAGGCTTTTGCCGCCTCCCCGGCGGCTTATTACGACCTGATTTTCATGGATGTACAGATGCCGAACATGGACGGCCACGAAGCCGCCCGCCAAATCCGCGCCCTGGACCGGGATGACGCAAAAACCGTGCCCATTATCGCCATGACCGCCAATGCCTACCGGGAAGATATTGACCGCGCCCTGGCCTCGGGTATGAACGGCCACCTGGCTAAACCTATAGATATTAACGAAGTCATGAAGGTACTGTCCCAGCGGCTTGGCTGA
- a CDS encoding DUF2971 domain-containing protein: MPATPIGSDDLLYKYYSNSQHAFDNIGKNELCLNDVSYFNDPFEGFGKYVPGVAVPATIHGRPTPPPFIRHSELMSEINHNYRIGCFTETYDNPLMWSHYTNSHQGFCVAYKKSEIEASISFLEQVAYATAMPVVSGVTDTDVKTVLLTKSSHWDYEKEWRAVLKITPEEIDRKEFDELERLDYEARQKSGIGIPYYFWLRSLRFYKAPKRCFIHCKPVKFYFGLRMLTINWMHLMDIVPGIEYFNMRQKLDSYDIEPIPQSPGWGSTGATPGKAPGTV; this comes from the coding sequence ATGCCAGCAACGCCGATTGGGAGTGATGATTTACTGTATAAATATTATTCAAATTCTCAGCATGCCTTTGATAATATAGGTAAAAATGAACTCTGTTTGAATGATGTGAGCTATTTCAATGACCCCTTCGAGGGCTTTGGAAAATATGTACCAGGCGTTGCGGTTCCCGCTACCATACATGGTAGGCCCACGCCGCCGCCCTTTATACGCCATAGCGAACTGATGTCTGAAATCAACCATAACTATAGGATAGGTTGTTTTACCGAAACCTATGACAATCCCCTTATGTGGTCCCATTACACCAATTCCCATCAAGGTTTTTGTGTTGCCTACAAGAAAAGTGAAATCGAAGCAAGCATTTCGTTTTTAGAACAAGTTGCTTATGCGACTGCCATGCCAGTCGTATCTGGCGTTACCGATACGGATGTAAAGACTGTGTTGCTCACAAAATCAAGCCATTGGGACTACGAGAAGGAATGGCGTGCTGTCCTTAAAATAACCCCGGAGGAAATTGATAGGAAAGAGTTTGATGAGCTTGAGCGCCTTGATTATGAAGCGAGGCAGAAAAGCGGCATAGGTATTCCGTATTACTTCTGGCTGAGGTCTTTGCGTTTTTATAAAGCTCCAAAACGCTGTTTTATTCATTGCAAACCTGTTAAATTTTATTTCGGCTTGAGAATGTTAACCATAAATTGGATGCACCTGATGGATATTGTTCCCGGTATTGAATATTTTAATATGCGCCAGAAATTGGATTCCTATGATATTGAGCCCATCCCACAGTCTCCCGGTTGGGGCAGTACGGGAGCAACGCCTGGAAAAGCGCCAGGGACCGTTTAG
- the tnpB gene encoding IS66 family insertion sequence element accessory protein TnpB, producing the protein MKTKEKVINNQHELQKSVSAVADVLKDVPAQPKEKTISSPKPVTPKAKKETIKQPAPDPAQVEKKPSLLRVQAEPDLIIRPKPVNVHCGVPALSRMVIEDFDKNPKGGDLFAFIDRWHKTIQVLQQTDSGSCLIKKRQDNAMEWPSLPGDANAPVVLKGIAKDKFLQQIGLPKGLSQ; encoded by the coding sequence ATGAAAACTAAAGAGAAAGTTATAAATAACCAACATGAATTGCAGAAATCAGTCTCTGCGGTAGCAGATGTGCTTAAAGACGTACCAGCTCAGCCAAAGGAAAAGACCATTTCGTCGCCAAAGCCTGTAACGCCAAAAGCCAAAAAAGAAACCATCAAACAACCTGCACCTGATCCAGCGCAAGTTGAGAAAAAGCCATCTTTGCTGAGAGTCCAAGCAGAACCAGACCTGATTATCAGGCCAAAACCAGTTAATGTTCATTGCGGAGTCCCCGCGCTGTCAAGGATGGTGATTGAGGATTTTGATAAAAACCCAAAGGGAGGCGACTTGTTCGCCTTTATCGATAGATGGCATAAAACAATTCAGGTATTGCAACAAACAGACTCTGGGTCGTGTTTGATAAAGAAAAGGCAAGATAATGCGATGGAATGGCCGAGCCTACCCGGAGATGCGAATGCCCCAGTAGTACTCAAAGGAATTGCAAAAGATAAGTTTCTTCAACAAATTGGGCTACCAAAAGGCTTGTCCCAATAA
- a CDS encoding ParB/RepB/Spo0J family partition protein: MASISALKNIKARTGTQDSHSANVMVKDIPIGDIRIKANVRQDYTGIEELAESIRQHGLLQPITVYADGDQYIVKTGHRRFLACQKLYETERERFHSIRCIISNAENIAVIQLVENVQREDLSQIDLYNALSSLREQGVSHKHIAEMMGKKLHYIENLFTAINEIQSNEKLKEHLTTAGGSIQNISETKGMLDGQARFDLLDQRQKGNITRAEMRKKAKYLKQDFLFDIPNNQTEALSPELDPSIRILVSDDGLVINLTFNHEASAKMMIAGIRRLIGKYGIKEEKM; this comes from the coding sequence ATGGCATCAATTAGCGCTTTAAAAAATATAAAGGCACGAACCGGAACTCAGGACAGTCACTCGGCAAATGTTATGGTCAAGGATATTCCGATTGGGGATATTCGGATAAAAGCGAATGTCCGGCAGGACTACACAGGAATTGAGGAACTTGCCGAAAGTATACGGCAGCATGGTCTATTGCAGCCGATAACGGTCTATGCTGATGGGGACCAATATATAGTAAAAACCGGACACCGGAGGTTTTTAGCTTGTCAGAAACTATATGAAACTGAACGAGAACGGTTTCATAGTATCCGATGCATTATCTCCAATGCGGAAAATATCGCCGTTATCCAGCTGGTCGAGAATGTCCAGAGAGAGGATTTGAGTCAGATTGACCTTTACAATGCGCTCTCTTCGCTTAGGGAACAGGGGGTTTCTCATAAACACATCGCAGAGATGATGGGGAAGAAATTGCATTATATTGAAAATTTGTTTACCGCTATCAATGAAATACAGAGTAACGAAAAGCTTAAAGAGCATCTAACTACCGCCGGCGGTAGTATTCAGAACATTTCTGAAACCAAGGGGATGCTTGATGGGCAAGCACGATTTGATTTACTTGACCAACGTCAAAAAGGGAATATCACTCGTGCTGAAATGAGGAAAAAAGCCAAGTATCTTAAACAGGATTTTCTTTTTGATATCCCAAATAACCAAACTGAGGCTTTATCACCAGAATTAGATCCAAGCATTAGAATATTGGTATCGGACGATGGACTTGTTATCAATCTTACATTTAATCATGAAGCCTCAGCTAAAATGATGATAGCAGGGATACGGCGGCTTATAGGCAAGTACGGAATAAAAGAGGAAAAAATGTAA
- the secE gene encoding preprotein translocase subunit SecE, which produces MGKVVQFVKESYAELRKVVWPSREDVIGSVKVVIVSTIIFAAVLGLVDVLLLLGVQAVF; this is translated from the coding sequence ATGGGCAAGGTAGTTCAATTTGTAAAAGAATCATACGCGGAGCTTCGCAAGGTCGTTTGGCCGAGCCGGGAAGATGTTATCGGCTCCGTTAAGGTGGTTATTGTTTCTACTATAATATTCGCCGCCGTATTGGGATTGGTGGACGTACTTTTGCTCCTGGGTGTACAGGCAGTATTTTAA
- the rpmG gene encoding 50S ribosomal protein L33 codes for MASKKTAVELIALQCTECKRKNYTTTKNRRNTQEKLEFNKYCPFDRKHTLHKETKVK; via the coding sequence ATGGCAAGTAAGAAGACGGCGGTAGAGCTTATCGCCCTGCAATGTACCGAATGCAAACGGAAGAACTATACGACCACGAAAAACCGGCGGAATACCCAGGAAAAGCTGGAATTCAATAAGTATTGCCCCTTTGACCGGAAGCATACCCTGCATAAGGAAACAAAGGTTAAGTAG